Within the Pseudomonas mendocina genome, the region GCCTCCATGACGAGGACGCATCGCGCACGGGCTATCTCGGAAGCGTGAGAGGGCATGCTATCGACTCCAACTCGAATTATTTTTGTAGTTCATACAACGCGCACCACAGTAATCCCGAAAATTACGCCAATCAACCTGGACAAAGTAGTAATAACAACAATATTCAACGAATATCCCACGGCGTCGTGAATCGCGCCGAGGATGGCGCATTCCACCTTCGGCATGATCCCGGACAATAGTTGCAGCCATCCCGCGCCCTAGACTCGGCCCTTTCCGAGTTCGCAAGGAGAGCAGCATGTCACCCGATATCGTCATCGTCGGCGCAGGCCCGGCCGGTCTTTGCCTGGCTCGTGCCCTATCCGGAAAGGGTCTGTCCATTGTCGTGCTGGAGCGACAGGCCGAGCAGGCGTTGGCCGAACCTGCCTTCGACGGCCGCGAAATCGCCCTCACCCACGGCTCGCAAGCCCTGCTCGAACGCCTCGGCCTGTGGGCACGCCTGCCCAGCGAAGACGTTGCCGTGCTGCGCGATGCCCAGGTGTTCAACGGGCCCTCGCTGTTCGCCCTGAAGATACGCGCCGAACAGGCCGGCGCCGAGCGACTCGGCCATCTGGTGGCCAACCAGGCCATTCGCCGTGCTGCCTATCAGGCCGTAAGCGAATGCTCCGATGTGCAGTTGCTCTGTGAAACCAGCGTGCGCGCCATCGAGCAAAGCCAGAACGAGGTGAAGCTGGTGCTACAGGACGGCCAGGTGTTGCAACCACGCCTGCTGGTCGCCGCCGACAGCCGTTTCTCGGAGACGCGCCGCCAGCTGGCTATCGGCGCGCAACTCAAGGACTTCGGCAAGACCATGCTGGTGTGCCGCATGCAGCACGAACAGGACCATCACCAGGTAGCCTGGGAATGGTTCGGCTATGGCCAGACCCTGGCCCTGCTACCGCTCAATGGCCGGCAATCGTCGATGGTCCTCACCCTGCCGCCGCGCGAAATAGAACGCCTGCAGAAACTGGACGAAGCGATCTTCACCCGTGAGATGGAAAAGCGCTTCGACCGTCGCCTGGGCGCCATGCAACTGGCCAGCAGCCGCCACGCCTATCCGTTGGTGGGCGCCTACGCACGACGCATGGTCGGCAACCGCTGCGCCCTGCTCGGCGATGCCGCCGTGGGCATGCACCCGGTCACCGCACACGGCTTCAACTTCGGCCTGATCGGCGTACAACTGCTCAGCGACGCACTGCTCGCCTCACATGGCAAACGCCAGGACATCGGTGCGACTGCGCCACTGGCGCGCTACGAGCGCCAGCTGCGCCTGGCCACCTGGCCGTTGTACCAGGCCACCAACCTGCTGGTGGAGCTGTACACCAACGATCGCCTGCCCGCTCGCCTGCTACGCGGCGCAGGTCTGCTCGTGGCTCAGGGCCTGCTGCCGCTGAAGAAGGGCATCGCCCGGCACCTGACCGCCCGCGCCTGACGCCCCTAGGGAGCGTGCGCCAAACCTGGTTCGCGCTTCCCCTCGCAGCATCTGATATGCATCAGACAGCACTTTCTGAGTCTGTTTTGTTTTCCTCCATCTCCCTACAGTTTCGTCACTCGCGCGGCTGCGCCCGCATCTGTATGGAAGGTTAACGCGATGCAATCTGCTGCTCCTCTCCCGGCCTACAACTACAAGGTCGTCCGCCAGTTCACCCTGATGACTCTTTTCTGGGGAGTGGTGGGCATGTGCACCGGTGTGCTCATCGCCGCCCAGCTGGTCTGGCCGGAACTCAACTTCGACACGCCCTGGCTGAGCTTCGGCCGCCTGCGCCCACTGCACACCAACCTGGTGGTGTTCGGCTTCGCCGGTAGCGCGCAGTTCGCCGCCAGCTACTACGCAGTGCAGCGCACCTGCCAGACGCGACTGTTCTCCGACCAACTGGCTGCCTTCACGTTCTGGGGCTGGCAGGCGACCATCCTGATCATGCTGGTGACCCTGCCCATGGGCCTGACCACCACCAAGGAATACGCCGAGATCGAATTCACCGGCGCGGTATGGATGGCCATCGTCTGGGTCGCCTACGGCATCGTCTTCTTCACCACGCTGACGCAGCGCAAGACGCGCCACATCTATGTCGGCAACTGGTTCTTCGGCGCTTTCATTCTGGTCATCGCCATGCTGCACATCGTCAACCACCTGTCGGTGCCGGTGAGCTGGTTCAAGTCCTACTCGATCTATTCCGGCGCCACCGACGCCATGGTGCAGTGGTGGTACGGGCATAACGCGGTGGGCTTCTTCCTCACCACCGGTTTCCTGGGGATGATGTATTACTTCGTGCCCAAGCAAGTGGATCGACCGGTGTACTCCTACCGCCTGTCCATCGTGCACTTCTGGGCACTGATCACCCTGTACATCTGGGCCGGCCCGCACCACCTGCACTACACCGCACTGCCGGATTGGGCGCAGAGCCTGGGCATGGTGATGTCGATCATCCTCCTGGCGCCGAGCTGGGGCGGCATGGTCAACGGCATGATGACGCTGTCCGGCGCCTGGCACCTGCTGCGCACCGATCCGATCCTGCGCTTTCTGGTGGTCTCGCTGGCGTTCTACGGCATGAGCACCTTCGAAGGCCCGATGATGGCGATCAAGACCGTGAACGCCCTGTCGCACTACACCGACTGGACCATCGGCCACGTGCATGCCGGCGCGCTCGGCTGGGTGGCGATGATCACCTTCGGCTCGCTCTATCACCTGATCCCGAAAGTCTTCGGCCGCGACGGCATGTACAGCACCGGCATGATCAACGCGCACTTCTGGCTGGCGACCATCGGCACCGTGCTGTACATCGCCTCGATGTGGGTCAACGGCATCACCCAGGGCCTGATGTGGCGTGCGGTGAACGAGGACGGCACCCTCACCTACTCCTTCGTCGAGGCGCTGGAAGCCAGCCATCCGGGTTTCGTGGTACGTCTGGTCGGCGGCCTGTGCTTCCTCGCGGGTATGCTGCTGATGGCGCTCAACACCTGGCTGACCCTGCGTCGCCCGGCTACCGAATCGCACGCTGTCGCAGAGGCCGCTCATGCTGGCTGAAGCCTGGTGGATGATCGCCCTGGCCGTGTTCTTCGTCGGCGTACAGCTAAGCCTGTGCCGCGGCAGCCAGCGTGACCTCGACGAGGCGACCATGCTGCCGTTCGCCGACGATCCCGCCGTGGCGCGCCGCGTCGAGCGCGATACCGGGCGCAGCACCAGTGGCTGCGCCTGTCCCGGCACCTGCGATGGAGGTTGCGAGCATCAGGGGCAACAGACGTTCTGAGGGCTCACACCCACTGATCGTTACGCTTGCGCCGCACGCGCAACATGGTAGGCAGGATCAGGCCGAGCAGCAGCCCGGCACCGGCGATGCTGCCGCCATAGGCCATGTAGCGCATCAGCACCTGTTGTTGCTCCTCGCCCAGTTGCGCCTGGGCATCGCGCAGCTGCGAACGGGTGGTGGTCAGCTCGGCATCCAGCGCACCGCGAGCGGCCTGCAGCTCGTCGATCAGTTTCTTGCGCGAGTCCAGGGTTTCCTGCATGCCTTGCACGCGGACCTTCCAGGCATCGTCGATGCCCTTGAGCTCGGCACTGAGGTCAGCCACCTTCTGCTCCAGTTGCGGCAGGCGCTCGGCCTGGCCGGGCACCGACTGCAGGTCACGGCTGGGAATCCAGACCGTGTTGCCGCTTTCGCTGCGTACCTGGCTGTAGTCGCCCTGGGTGCGTAACAACTCCACTTTTTCCCCGGAAACCAGGGTGCCAACGATGCGATAGCCATCGGTGGGGCCGCTGCGCACATAGGTATTGAGGCTGTCGCTGACCCAGCGCTGGTTGCTGGGTGCTTCTTCGGCCAAGGCCGGTTGTGCGCCGCCGAGCAGGCCACCGAGCAGCAGGCAGGCACCGAGGATGCGGGGTTGGAATGGAGCATGACGAGATAAAAACATGGGGCGATCTTCACGTGGCAGTCAGACGAACCCGGCGAACGGGATGAACGTGCCGGCCGCGCGCTCAAAAGCATGCTCAAGCATGATCCAGGCAGAATCCGCGACGAAGACGCCACACTAGCGGCCAATAGCCATCTATTTCTGCCGGTACGGGCCGACAGCAGACAGACATTGCCCCGTTGCTTCGAGTTCACTCGAAGCGGGCGATGGTGGATGGACGGAACGCTGGCTCAGACGTTGTGACGCTGCACGAAGGCGCAAAAATCCGCCAGCGGCATCGGCCTGCCGAACAGATAGCCCTGGTAGCGAAGACAACCGTTATCGGCCAGAAAACCCCGCTGCGCCTCGGTTTCCACTCCTTCGGCGATCACCGTCATGCCCATGCTCTGACCGAGGGCGATCACGGTGCGCACGATGGTTTCGCTGTTGGCGTCGGTGAGCACATCACAGATGAAGGAGCGGTCGATCTTAAGCTTGCTCAAAGGCAAACGCTTGAGATGGCTGAGCGAGGAAAAACCGGTACCGAAATCATCCAGGGAAAAACGTACGCCCCGTTCGACCAGCGCAGTCATCTTGCGCGTCAGGTCTTCCATGTCGCGGACGATCAGCGTCTCGGTCAGCTCCAGTTCCAGACGCTGGGCATCGATGCCATGGCGCTCGATCAGGCCGAGAATCTCGGCGACGAAACTGGCCTGGCCGAACTGTTTCTGGCTGATGTTCACCGCCAGGCTCAGGTCGCGATAAAGCGGGTCATCCTGCCACTGCCGCAATCGCGCCGCCGTCTGCTCCAGCACCCACTGGCCGATGGGGATGATCAGGCCGGTATTCTCGGCGTGGTCGATGAACTCGCCGGGGGCCAGCAGTCCGCGCTGCGGGTGCTGCCAGCGAATCAGCAACTCGGCCCCGGTCACCCGCCCGCTGTCATCGAGTTGCGGCTGGTAATACAGCACGAACTGCTGCTCGCGCACCGCTGCTCGCAAGTCGCGATCCAGCTCCGAGCGCTCGGCCGTATCGGTTTGCAGGATATGCAGCAGCCCGAAGAACAATGCCATGGCCACCAGCCCCTGCAACCAGGAGCCGATTAACCGGACATCGTCCGGCAAGGCATAGAGATCGGTTGGCCGCCAGTTGGAAGCCGCCAGCGCCACGAACAGCAGCAGGCTGAACAGGGAAATGCCGTAACGCAGTCTCAATGGCTCGTCGCGAAAGGCCATCAGCGCACCCACCGCGACCGGCAGCAGATACAGATGCGTGGCCCGCGGCGCCGCAAGCGTGGGCGGATCGAGCAGCAGGGTCGAGGCGACGACGATCAGGATCAGCGCACCGAACAGGATCAGGTTGGCCGCGCGGGCTCGATTGCGCAGGGTCAGCGCGAACACGGCGACGCCGCTGAGGACGATGACGATATCCATGACCACGATGGCCCAGTAGCCGCGGGAGGAAAAGAACAGCCCCCACAACATGCCCATCACCACCATGACCATGCTGGCCAGCATGCGCATGCGTCGCTCGCGCCGTTGGCCGACCAAAGCCAGATCTGCTGCATGCCAGAGTTGGCGAACGCGTTTGCCGAAGGTCGAGAGTGCTGGCATGGAGAAATCCTTGTCCGATCTCTCTCATTCTCGAAGACGGCTGGCCAAATGCAAGCAGCTTTTAATGTTGCCAGTACGTGTCACTGGCCAGCCGCTCGGCAATGAAATCAAGCAGCAGGCGCATGGCCGGCAGCATTTGTCTGCGCGTGCCGTAAAGCGCATGGATGCCCAACTGCGGCGGCTGGTAGTCCGCCAACAGATGCACCAGGCGACCTTCGCGCACTAGCGCGTCTACCGAATAGAGTGGCTGCAGACTGATGCCGGCACCCGCCAGGGTGGCCTCCAGCAACACCATCGATTCGTTGGCGCTGAGGCTGCCAGACACCGACACCGCAATGACCTCGCCCTGGTGCTCGAACTCCCACAGACTGCGGCCGAAGTAGGCATAAGCCAGGCAGTTGTGCCGAGTCAGGTCCTCCGGGCGCTGCGGCGCGCCGTGCCGCGCCAGATAATCCGGGCTGGCGCAAACCACCGAGCGACATACGGCCAGACGCCTGGCGATCAGATTCGGGTCGAGCTGGTTGGTGATACGCAGCGCCAGGTCGATGCGGGCTTCCACCAGGTTGACGGCCTCGCTGCCCACCAACAGGTCGACACTGACCTGGGGATAGCGCTCGGTGAATGCCCGCAGCGCATGCACCAGCCAGGCCTGGGCGAAGGACTGGCTACAGGTGATACGCAAGGTGCCGCGCGGCGTGTCATCCACACTCTGACCGAGTGCCTGCATGCGTTCGGCCAACGCCAGCATCTCGCGGCACTGCGGCAGCATCTGTTCGCCTGCGGCTGTCAGGCTCAGGCGCCGCGTGCTGCGGTGCAGCAGGCGCACCCCGGCCCAGCTCTCGAGCTCGGCGAGATAGCGCGAGACCATGGCCCGCGACATGTCCAGGGCCTCGGCCGCAGCGGTTTGACTGCCGCGCTCCAACACCTCGACGAAAACCCGTGCAGCTGTCAGTCGATCCATGATGATTCGCTCGATTCACGCAATGAACATGGCCAGCTTACGGGGCTTTTAGCTCGCCAGATAGCACATAAGATGCGCGACTCTCACCAGCCTGGAGATCGTCATGTCTTTCGCCACCCGTTTCATCGCCGGCCTTGGTCTGCTCGCTGCAGCCAGCAGCGTGCTCGCCCAGCCGCTGACCCTGGACACATACAACCCACGCGACGCCGCCGTGTTCCCGGTCAGCTCGACCCTGATCACTGGCGAGAAGGACGCGATCCTGGTGGACGCGCAGTTCTCCAACCGGGAGGCCGAGGAATTGGTGAAGCGTATTCAGGCCAGCGGCAAGCACCTGACCACCATATTCATCAGTCATGGCGACCCGGACTATTACTTCGGCCTCGACGTGCTCACGCGCGCCTACCCCGAAGCCAAGGTGCTGGCCACGCCGGCCACCGTCGCCTACATCGAGAAAACCCGCGCGCCCAAGCTGGCCTACTGGGGCCCGATCCTCAAGGACAGCGCGCCGGCACGCACCCTGGCGCCCGAAGTGCTGCAAGGCGATGCACTGGAGCTGGAAGGCCAGCGCATCGAGGTGGTCGGCCATGATCCAAAGCACACCAGCCTGTGGATTCCCGGGATCAAGGCCGTGGTCGGCGGCATACTGACCAGCGCCAACATCCACGTCTGGATGGCCGATTCGCAGAGCGCCGAAGCGCGCAAGAGCTGGTTGAAGTCGCTGGACGAGCTCGAAGCCCTGCAACCGACCACTCTGGTACCGGGTCACTACCTGGGCGAGCCGGCCATGAACCTGGCGGACCTGCGCTTCACCCGCGATTACCTTCTGGCGCTGGAGGAGGAACTGGCCAAAGCCAACGACAGCCAAGCACTGATTGCGGCCATGAAGGCGCGTTATCCTGACTTGCAGGATGAAAGC harbors:
- a CDS encoding cbb3-type cytochrome oxidase subunit 3; the protein is MLAEAWWMIALAVFFVGVQLSLCRGSQRDLDEATMLPFADDPAVARRVERDTGRSTSGCACPGTCDGGCEHQGQQTF
- a CDS encoding MBL fold metallo-hydrolase; protein product: MSFATRFIAGLGLLAAASSVLAQPLTLDTYNPRDAAVFPVSSTLITGEKDAILVDAQFSNREAEELVKRIQASGKHLTTIFISHGDPDYYFGLDVLTRAYPEAKVLATPATVAYIEKTRAPKLAYWGPILKDSAPARTLAPEVLQGDALELEGQRIEVVGHDPKHTSLWIPGIKAVVGGILTSANIHVWMADSQSAEARKSWLKSLDELEALQPTTLVPGHYLGEPAMNLADLRFTRDYLLALEEELAKANDSQALIAAMKARYPDLQDESSLELSAKVLKGEMQWP
- a CDS encoding TIGR04211 family SH3 domain-containing protein, which encodes MFLSRHAPFQPRILGACLLLGGLLGGAQPALAEEAPSNQRWVSDSLNTYVRSGPTDGYRIVGTLVSGEKVELLRTQGDYSQVRSESGNTVWIPSRDLQSVPGQAERLPQLEQKVADLSAELKGIDDAWKVRVQGMQETLDSRKKLIDELQAARGALDAELTTTRSQLRDAQAQLGEEQQQVLMRYMAYGGSIAGAGLLLGLILPTMLRVRRKRNDQWV
- the ccoN gene encoding cytochrome-c oxidase, cbb3-type subunit I, encoding MQSAAPLPAYNYKVVRQFTLMTLFWGVVGMCTGVLIAAQLVWPELNFDTPWLSFGRLRPLHTNLVVFGFAGSAQFAASYYAVQRTCQTRLFSDQLAAFTFWGWQATILIMLVTLPMGLTTTKEYAEIEFTGAVWMAIVWVAYGIVFFTTLTQRKTRHIYVGNWFFGAFILVIAMLHIVNHLSVPVSWFKSYSIYSGATDAMVQWWYGHNAVGFFLTTGFLGMMYYFVPKQVDRPVYSYRLSIVHFWALITLYIWAGPHHLHYTALPDWAQSLGMVMSIILLAPSWGGMVNGMMTLSGAWHLLRTDPILRFLVVSLAFYGMSTFEGPMMAIKTVNALSHYTDWTIGHVHAGALGWVAMITFGSLYHLIPKVFGRDGMYSTGMINAHFWLATIGTVLYIASMWVNGITQGLMWRAVNEDGTLTYSFVEALEASHPGFVVRLVGGLCFLAGMLLMALNTWLTLRRPATESHAVAEAAHAG
- the ubiM gene encoding 5-demethoxyubiquinol-8 5-hydroxylase UbiM, with the protein product MSPDIVIVGAGPAGLCLARALSGKGLSIVVLERQAEQALAEPAFDGREIALTHGSQALLERLGLWARLPSEDVAVLRDAQVFNGPSLFALKIRAEQAGAERLGHLVANQAIRRAAYQAVSECSDVQLLCETSVRAIEQSQNEVKLVLQDGQVLQPRLLVAADSRFSETRRQLAIGAQLKDFGKTMLVCRMQHEQDHHQVAWEWFGYGQTLALLPLNGRQSSMVLTLPPREIERLQKLDEAIFTREMEKRFDRRLGAMQLASSRHAYPLVGAYARRMVGNRCALLGDAAVGMHPVTAHGFNFGLIGVQLLSDALLASHGKRQDIGATAPLARYERQLRLATWPLYQATNLLVELYTNDRLPARLLRGAGLLVAQGLLPLKKGIARHLTARA
- a CDS encoding putative bifunctional diguanylate cyclase/phosphodiesterase codes for the protein MPALSTFGKRVRQLWHAADLALVGQRRERRMRMLASMVMVVMGMLWGLFFSSRGYWAIVVMDIVIVLSGVAVFALTLRNRARAANLILFGALILIVVASTLLLDPPTLAAPRATHLYLLPVAVGALMAFRDEPLRLRYGISLFSLLLFVALAASNWRPTDLYALPDDVRLIGSWLQGLVAMALFFGLLHILQTDTAERSELDRDLRAAVREQQFVLYYQPQLDDSGRVTGAELLIRWQHPQRGLLAPGEFIDHAENTGLIIPIGQWVLEQTAARLRQWQDDPLYRDLSLAVNISQKQFGQASFVAEILGLIERHGIDAQRLELELTETLIVRDMEDLTRKMTALVERGVRFSLDDFGTGFSSLSHLKRLPLSKLKIDRSFICDVLTDANSETIVRTVIALGQSMGMTVIAEGVETEAQRGFLADNGCLRYQGYLFGRPMPLADFCAFVQRHNV
- a CDS encoding LysR family transcriptional regulator, whose translation is MDRLTAARVFVEVLERGSQTAAAEALDMSRAMVSRYLAELESWAGVRLLHRSTRRLSLTAAGEQMLPQCREMLALAERMQALGQSVDDTPRGTLRITCSQSFAQAWLVHALRAFTERYPQVSVDLLVGSEAVNLVEARIDLALRITNQLDPNLIARRLAVCRSVVCASPDYLARHGAPQRPEDLTRHNCLAYAYFGRSLWEFEHQGEVIAVSVSGSLSANESMVLLEATLAGAGISLQPLYSVDALVREGRLVHLLADYQPPQLGIHALYGTRRQMLPAMRLLLDFIAERLASDTYWQH